In Streptomyces nojiriensis, the sequence CGGCGGCCAGGGCGTGCTGCTCCAGGTGCGCGAGCAGCGCGTGGCCCACGCCGGTGGAGCGGGCGGCGGCCGCGGTGACCAGGTCGTCGACGTAGAGCGAGCGGACCGCCGCGGTGTTGACGACGACCCGCCAGCCGGCCGCGCCCACGCACGCGCCGTCCGCGTCGTAGGCGGCGGTGAAGCGCAGGCCCTGGCCGTGCGCCTCCGTCAGGATCCCGAGGAACAGCTCCTCGCTGAGGTGGGGACGCAGTTCGAGCAGCACGGGGAGCAGGTCGGTGGTGAGCCGGGGGTCGCCGGACTCAAGGTCGATGATCTTCATTCGATGAGCCTACTGGGCCGTACGGGAGAGCTCTCGGCCGAAGCCGTCGCGCGCGGCGTCCGCGGGCGTGTCGAAATGGGAAGGACGGCTCCGACGTCCCGTACGAAAGGCTCCCGATCCCGGAGCCGCCGCGCAGAACAGAAGGAGTGGCACCCCATGAAGTACATGCTGATGGTTCTCGGGAAGCAGGCCGACTACGACGCCATGGGCGGCGCCGCGAACAGCGACAGCCCCGGATGGTCCGAAGCGGACCTCAAGGCGATGTTCGACTACATGGGCGCCCTCAACGACGACCTCGCCGAGTCGGGCGAGTGGGTCGACGGGCAGGGCCTGGCCGAACCCCGCCACGCCCGCCTGGTCACCGCGGCCGCCGACGGCAGCCCCGTGATCTCCGACGGGCCGTACGGGGAGGCCAAGGAGGTGCTCGCCGGGTACTGGATCGTCGACGTCGCGGACTTCGACCGCGCCGCCGAGATCGCCGCCCGCGCCTACGCGTGTCCGGTGCCCGAGGGCGCACCCAACTACCCGGTCGTCGTCCACCCCGTCGACAGCCGCTCGGGGACCGAGATGTGCTGACCACCCCCGGACCCGACCCCGGACCCGGACCCGACCCCGGACCCGCACCCGCGAGCGAGGACCTGCTGCGCCGACTGGCGCCGCAGGTCCTCGGCGCGCTCGTCCGCCGCTACGGGCACTTCGACGCGGCCGAGGACGCCGTGCAGGAGGCCCTGCTCGCCGCCGCCCGGCAGTGGCCGGAGGAGGGCCGCCCGGCCAACCCGCGCGGCTGGCTGATCCGGGTCGCCTCCCGCCGGCTCACCGACCAGCTGCGCAGCGAGGAGGCGCGCAGGCGCCGCGAGGAG encodes:
- a CDS encoding GNAT family N-acetyltransferase, which encodes MKIIDLESGDPRLTTDLLPVLLELRPHLSEELFLGILTEAHGQGLRFTAAYDADGACVGAAGWRVVVNTAAVRSLYVDDLVTAAAARSTGVGHALLAHLEQHALAAGCTALTLESGTQRTDAHRFYFRERMSVTAFGFEKPLG
- a CDS encoding YciI family protein, translating into MKYMLMVLGKQADYDAMGGAANSDSPGWSEADLKAMFDYMGALNDDLAESGEWVDGQGLAEPRHARLVTAAADGSPVISDGPYGEAKEVLAGYWIVDVADFDRAAEIAARAYACPVPEGAPNYPVVVHPVDSRSGTEMC